GGAAGGATAGTTTTTTATTTGGaagcattttgcattttattcctTTGGCGAAACAATTTCTGTGGGTccagatttgtatttattttattattattatttttttgctgtgcaATGTAGCTGAGATTAAAGAGAGTGAGGTTGAGATCTGTGTTGTCTTCTCACTGCCACCACACGCAGGGCGGGAAACTCATCAGGCCGTTTGTCGCTACACGtacccactgaaaaaaaatacataaataaaaggaCTGACCGCACAATTGTAGATTTTgtccacaccttttttttttttttgaaatgggcACAAAGAAATGTGCGATGAGAGCGATAGGCTGCCTTGGACCTGTCCAGACAGATCTGCTCTAATCTTTGGGGGCAAATTGGCTTTAGCTGCAAAAGAGCTTACTTCCACATCGCTTCGCGGGCTGAAAGCAGGTCACTGTAGGAGAAGCCTCGGCTAATCTGCCGTCGGGCAAAGTCTCCTTCGGAACCGGGAGGTTCTGTGCAGGAAAGAATGAGGCTTCTCTTGCCGGAAACGACTGAAATAGTCCAATTTTGACGACGGTATTTCATGATGGTTGCACTGGTGAGTCCATATAAATTTAGGGGTACGGAGCTTTCCGTTGGAATTTCAGGGTGAATCTAAAGTGCACACGTTTCCTTTTACAAGTCAACTTACCGTGACCTCTAAACTTTTGATCTCCTACTGCCCAATgtttcagaaatgtttttacaaTTTACCGTTTTCTCACGAGGATCGAatgtcaaaatacacaaaagatgTCTAATGCGTGAAAATTTCCGGCAATTGACAATTGAAGGTTAAAATTGGGCGTGGTCGTCAACCACATTGTTGTGGGTCGcggaatatttattttcacttaaTGCGACTTTAAGAGCTCATCTTCAAATTTGTAAATAGCtggtttatttacatttatcttGAATAATTTCCAaggagcatttaaaaaaaaatacatgcctgttgacagctgggataggctccagcactacccgtgactcttgtgaggataagcggctaagaaaatggatgaagatatatatatatatatatatatatataatatatatatatatatatatatatatatatcggaaCTGAGCAACCAAAGTTGTATGACTGTGTATGGCAAAATAGTTGCACTTAACTGTTTTGCTATCATATGCGAAAATTGGTCCTGAATCAGAACCAACAGAAGGTCCTGTGGAACGGTTTGGGTTTGTGCGTCATAATCCTCTATCTAATCAGCCCCAGTGCTCCGTTCCCTGAGTTTTGGCAAGGACACTAAAGGTGCTTTCCGAGGATGCCGAGGTTGAATGGCAGAGTGGGCGAAAGGAGCGGGATGCAATTTGTCCTCCTGTGGGGACGCACAGAGACATAAACCCGAGGATTTAAAAAGGGATTGCAGGAGGTCTGCAGGTTTTTCCCAGATGTCTTGTCTCGAGAACCAGGTGCCTGCCACCTCCTCTCTGAAAGAACTGTCTCCACTGTCTGCAAGTGAACTTTTGTTCCACAAATGCAGTTGCAGTTGGAAAGTGCCAGTCTGATGGAAGTTAACGGGTGGGCAGAAAGGGGGTTAAGTCCTCCAAACTTGACCCACCGTTAGCTCATCTCATTAGCAAAAGAGCTCATTCTCTCCTAGCACAGTGGAAACAGTCAGCGTTTTatttgctcctcctcctcctcctcctcttcctcctccatacGTGCTACTGCTTGAGTCTGTTTTAGAAGTGCACTGCGGTCTCTGCTTGACAAACAAGTCGCCgtcacacgcaaaaaaaaaacaaacactacaAATATTCTTTAAGTGTATTAACTGATACATAACAAAACATTCAATTACTGTAAATTTATCTGAATACAACTAATACAACGGGGTGAAGCAACTGGTAAGAGCGTTGGccaaatcctggcctcacctatgtgaagtttgcatgttctccccgccgtgcctgcatgagtttttctctggccactccggtttcctctcatatccccaaaacatgctttcattggagactctgaattgccccaaggtgttattgtgagtgtctatctcgatgtgccctgcgattttctGCCAACCAGTGGCCTGGTGTGCGATGACAGCCGGGTTAGGCTGCAGCattcccgtgactcttgtgaggataagcggattggaaaatggatggatgaatgaacacAACTACATATTTGgaggacaacccccccccccaaaaagtcttgtactgaaaaaaataagtccAATGTTTACATCTTTGTACTAGacctaatcacatttttttaatcattattaaaTGAAGCATCATTATCTTTGTAAAAGCTAGATTTGTTGAAATATGCAGCAGCCAGTTATAAAATATCTATCTTTCTATCTCaggttttgtattttattttgagtcCATTAGTTTTATCTTTATTGCACAGGAAAATGTGATGGTGTGGCTAATTCTGTATAATATTTAAACATCTAtacttgttatttttaaaaaaataattttgttttatgttacctataatatacatatgtgttacattattattacagtttCAACGACAATTACTTGCAGTGACTGGAGGAGCCAGACGACGGCGCTGTTACAAAAGCCTTCCTAAGCATATTCATCAAAATGAGCCTGTTGCTCCACCCAAGAAGTGCCGAGTACCGGGCCGAGCTCCCGTGCACACCACCCGGCACCGGGCGGGGAGCAGCGGTCGCAACCATCTTGGGGCGGCGAGGGCCCGGGGTACAGGAGAGGAATCACGCCGACTGAGGGACCCGACGGCAGGGAGAGGGAGCCCGAGAGCCTCGGCACGGCTTGTCCGCTCACCCGGATGGTGCTGAGGCTGCTCGccggtggggggcgggggggggagaagCGGAAAAGGGCGGATGCTCCCGCCCTACGCTCCCTTTATTTACTCATCTTAGCCCGTTTTTCAATGGGAACCCCCTCTTTGGACTTTGCGTCTCTCAGTAACAACAAGCGACCGGGACAACCGCGCAGAGAGGGGCGGTGAGTTAAGCTCGCTACCCCGGCGAACGCCGAGGCCGGGGCGGGCCTGGTTAGGTTCGGCTTTCACGGCGGAGCTAGTGGGGGATGTTGGCCGGATAACTTGATCGAACGCGCAGCAGGAGAAAAGAGACACAGGGGGGAAGCGAAACAAGATGGAGGAGGCTGCTGTCGGAGGTTCGCGGGTGGCTGCGCAGGCCACCGAGGACGGATCCGTGACCCAGCGGGACGAGGCCCTGctggaggaggagatggagagacttttggaggaaaacgacTACCTGAAGGTTGAAACGCATTCCACCCTCACCTAATGCTGTTGTTCCTCTGCTTATTTACTACCTCATAATGTTCAATTTGACGTTGTAATAGTCACTTATGAAGGTAAAGAGTCTTCCCACGCGTGTTATTatccactaaaaaaaaaaaattattctcccaacttaaaaaaaaaaaaacaacgaaacATTCTTTCACATTCTCCACACAATTCAAACTtccaaatatttgcaaaatacaaaacatgcaGGGATGGATTTTCCACATTCCAATAATTCCAAATTTCACAGAATAGGTAACAATGCTAAATATTGTAGTTGCACGCATCACATTCAGAGGCATTTCGAATATTTTGACCCAATGTTTGGTGTGCAGCTTTTGACCATTGCAAGCTACAACTGCAAATATTTGATATATTGTTACGTTAAAAATGCATCTACGCGTTGAGGCTGAAACTGATATTCAAACCCGGCGGATGTGCTGCCCAATAATATTCTGGAATGCGAAATTCTAGGCAAAGTAAAGAAGTCACCAGTTCCAGTTCCGACATCCTTCACCATTTCCCAAAGCTTAGATCTAAGTGGACTTGATTAATTGGTTATTGATCTGACTCATATTGATCCCCTTGCGATTAATGAGATATTTTATATCGCAGATCATATGCTTATATGGCATATTTCGTATTCGAATTTCCAATTTTGCAACATGCAGTCACGGGCAGCGCCTCTGACAGCGTTTAGGTTTAGATTGTCCACGAGTGGGAAAATAGATCTCGGCACTTCTCACAGTCTTCATTTTGCCATCCAGTGCGAGATCGAGGAGATGAGGGCCGAGATGGAAGAAATGCGCGACACGTTCTACGAGGAAGACACGTGTCAGCTGCAGGACATTAAGCGGGACCTAGAGCGAGCCAACAAAAACTGCAGGATCCTGCAGTACCGCCTGCGTAAGGCCGAGAGGAAGCGGCTGCGCTACGCCCACACGGGGGAGATCGACGAGGAGCTGCTGAGGAGTCTGGAACAGGACCTCAAGGTACAGACTGTGCGCTGCCTTTAATTGGTTTCAAAAATCAACGTCGGTCGCGGTTGGAGCAGGTGGCCAAAGATGTGTCAGTGAGGCTGCACCACGAGCTGGAGAAGGTGGAGGAGACCCGATCCAAGACGGAAGACGAGAACGAGAAGCTCAGACAGAGCCTTATCGAGGTGGAGGTGACCAAGCAAGCCCTGCAAAACGAACTAGACAAAGCCAAAGAGGTAAGTACAGAGCGACGTCATGGTGGGTCTGGGGCCAGCGTTTCCCCTGCAGGACATTGCGGTTTTCCTACTGCGTTCTAGATCTTTTTGTAATTTAGATTTTTCCACTTCATTTTAACTACAGTAAAGTAAAGACAATACCTTCTTATCTGCGGTGTATCAAATTTAGACATTTATTTCACTGAAAAGTGTTCTCAGTATAAATTCcttttgattctgattttggTATAATTTGTGACTTTGGGGTTGACTGTAATCCAATTTGTCACTGATAATGTTTTTATCATTGACTTGTCGTCTCAGAAGAAACGAGGAGGGAAAGACGTTCAGAAGACTGACAAGAAAGCAGCACCGACTCCCACAGAGGTGAGTCCCCCTCTCCGGTTCACTAGCGGCCCTGTTAAACCAACCatctgtttttttgggtttttttttttttttaaaccacggTTGTCCTGATTAAGGGTTGCAAGTGAACTGGAGTGTAGTCCAGTTGACATTTGCCAAGGGAAAAATTTTTTGGTGGTAATCAATGAAATTCCTCAGAATTGTGCCTGATTCTTCCTGTTGGAACTGCTCGTTTCAGGTTGAGGTTTTCTTGtggttttctattttttttttttttttttcggcagaGGGCATAGAGAAAGTCCTCTTATGCTTAAAGGGAGAAGTGTGTTCCAACGTTGATCTTTGTCCAATCTTTTTAAGAGGTTTTGGCTCCAGAATGAAACTAAATCTCTCATCCTTCAAATCTTTAAGTCCCTTCTCGTAAAATCTGATTACATGCACTTCCTTCTTGAACGCCTGAACACGTTTTCTCTTTCTGTTCAGGAGGACAACGAGGATCTTAAGTGCCAGTTGGCCTTGATCAAGGAGGAGGCAATACTGATGAGGAGGAAGACGGCCACCCTCGACAAAGAGAAGGATCGTCTGGAGCAAGAGCTGCAGAAGTACCGCTCCTTCTACGGCGAACTAGACAGCACCCATCCTAAAGGCGAGGCCGGGGGACCGCCCTCGACTCGTGAGTCCGAGCTCAAGCTACGCCTTCGCCTGGTTGAGGAGGAGGCCAACATCCTCGGGAGGAAAATCGTCGAGTTGGAGGTAAGAGTGGACGACGGTGTGAATTACTGACAAATCTTCGCTATTTGTAACAGGAACACTGTATAGCAGAACTCCAAATTTGCAAACACGAAAGGTATAGTGGATAGGGAGTGATTCCGAACATAGCCATGGTTCACCGGGCAGGAAAATCACATCAAAACCGATGTATCCCTTATTTTCAAGCTGGTTCCATTGTCTTCTGCAGGTGGAGAACCGAGGCCTGAGGGCCGAGCTGGACGACCTCCGCGGTGAGGGCGAAGGGGAGGGTGGGTCTGGGGCCGGCGCAACGGGCGGCCTGGGCTCTGGCCGAGGGCTCGGGGATGACCTGACTGAGCTTCGGCAGCAGCTACAGCTGGTGGAAGACGAGGCCGAGCTTCTACGAAGGAACCTTGCCGATGCCGAAGAACAGAACCAGAGGGTGACCAACGAGTTAAACAAGATGCGGTTCAAAGCCCACGAGGGCGGGGCCCGGCACGGAGGAGGCTCAGGGGTAGGCGGGGTGGACGTGGCGAAGGCTGAGGCTCTGCAAGAGGAACTGAAGGCAGCCAGGCTTCAGATCAATGATTTAAGTGGCAAGGTATGCAAAAATCtcaatttcacatttgcatAGTTCACGATGtgcatcttttttatttttatagaaTAGATTATTCATCATAATCCATCTCAAGAATGTTTTTCCAGAACTCATATCCAATGCATCTAAAACCATTCATCCACCGCTTTCCCGTTTCGATCAGGTGATGCAGCTGCAGTACGAGAACCGCGTACTGCTGTCTAACATGCAGCGGTACGACCTGGCCTCCCACCTGTCCTTGCGGCCCAGCCCCAGAGACAGCGACGCCGAGAGCGATAGCGGAGGCGGGACTAGCGGTCGGCGCGAAAGCGATGAGGATTCCACGTCATCCCGCGTGCTCCCGCCTCACCGCAAACGTGAGGGTCCTGTCGGCGGTGAGAGCGATCCAGACGAAGTCAGAAACAATAATGGCACAAGTCGTTGCCCGACGCCCACCAGGGGTGTCCTCACCCCGTCCGGAGCCGAGGgggccgcctcctccccgttggcTCGCTTCCTGCCCAGTGGGCGTTGCAGCCTTCGCGACAGGCAGCAGATGATCGACATTCGCGTGGAAGCAGAGAGGCTCGCCCGGACCATTGACCGACTCATTGCAGACACAGCGGTGATCATCTCAGAAGCGAGGGTCTACATTTCCATTGGCGAAGTGGAGCAAGGCGGCGAGGACGACGGGAGCCGGATCAGGGAGCACGAGCTGCTCTATCGTATCAACGCCCAAATGAAAGCCTTCAGGAAGGAACTGCAGGCCTTCATAGACAGACTGGAAGTGCCCAGGCTGGACGACAGGGAGACGGAGGAGCCGCTGTCggtaagaatttaaaaaaaacgccaACTTAGTAGTCCCTCCAGGATTTCgcagttttgtttcatttttccactTGCTGCTGGCAAAAATACTTGATTTTACAGTagtagtttttttaatttgtccaatTACGGCATCGGTAACGCAAAACATTCATATTCCAAATCACCTTCGCCCactgaaatgaatagaaatgccattaatctattCCAGTCTCCCccgaaaaatgataaaaaaaaataataaaatcccaCTATAACATTGtactatttaaaataattgaatagaatgtaaagagAGTTTGTGCATATGAATTTAATGTTGCAATCCAAACGAATGTGCTACTCCTTCTCGTCGCTGCCCTTGTCACAGGGAGGCGAGGCAGTGCAGTATAATAGTCGTGCAGACACAAACGAAGAAGAATCATCTTCAAAagaatgtcatgtttttttagaCGTTAAAGACGATTGTAGATTATGTTTGAAGCGGGACTGCTATGACTGGTGAGACTTTTAAGGTCAGAGGATTtgtccagtttaaaaaaaaaaaaaaaaaatgaaattgcaggCTGACGAGAATTTGCTTCAAGTGTTGCGATCGTGACGTGAATTCCTGGGAGGACTGACTTTGAATTATTCCTACAAGTAGTTTTGCGGTGATTGTAATTCTTAATTTCTTCCTCACATGCCACCTCATGCTCCACTTCCCAGATGTTCCAGCCGATCATTTTGCTCATCCTCATACTTGTGTTGTTCTCCTCCCTCTCTTACGC
This genomic window from Syngnathoides biaculeatus isolate LvHL_M chromosome 23, ASM1980259v1, whole genome shotgun sequence contains:
- the LOC133496526 gene encoding protein SOGA3-like is translated as MEEAAVGGSRVAAQATEDGSVTQRDEALLEEEMERLLEENDYLKCEIEEMRAEMEEMRDTFYEEDTCQLQDIKRDLERANKNCRILQYRLRKAERKRLRYAHTGEIDEELLRSLEQDLKVAKDVSVRLHHELEKVEETRSKTEDENEKLRQSLIEVEVTKQALQNELDKAKEKKRGGKDVQKTDKKAAPTPTEEDNEDLKCQLALIKEEAILMRRKTATLDKEKDRLEQELQKYRSFYGELDSTHPKGEAGGPPSTRESELKLRLRLVEEEANILGRKIVELEVENRGLRAELDDLRGEGEGEGGSGAGATGGLGSGRGLGDDLTELRQQLQLVEDEAELLRRNLADAEEQNQRVTNELNKMRFKAHEGGARHGGGSGVGGVDVAKAEALQEELKAARLQINDLSGKVMQLQYENRVLLSNMQRYDLASHLSLRPSPRDSDAESDSGGGTSGRRESDEDSTSSRVLPPHRKREGPVGGESDPDEVRNNNGTSRCPTPTRGVLTPSGAEGAASSPLARFLPSGRCSLRDRQQMIDIRVEAERLARTIDRLIADTAVIISEARVYISIGEVEQGGEDDGSRIREHELLYRINAQMKAFRKELQAFIDRLEVPRLDDRETEEPLSMFQPIILLILILVLFSSLSYATIFKLVFLFTLFFVL